One window of the Chryseobacterium camelliae genome contains the following:
- a CDS encoding NADPH-dependent FMN reductase produces the protein MKILAIAGSNSDTSINKQLVTYAASLFEHAEIETVDMNDFEMPLYKHQREVESGVPQQAVDLASKIDGAHVLLVALSEHNGTYSAAFKNVFDWTSRIKNRAVWNEVPMLLMATAPGGRGGLGVLEAAEKRFPLHGGNIVGTFSLPFFNDNFDKENQKISNEEKDNELKELVQKISAIESILEK, from the coding sequence ATGAAAATTTTAGCTATAGCAGGAAGCAATTCAGACACCTCGATCAATAAGCAGCTGGTAACATACGCCGCTTCATTATTTGAACATGCAGAAATCGAAACGGTAGACATGAACGATTTCGAAATGCCGCTGTACAAGCATCAGCGCGAAGTGGAAAGCGGAGTGCCGCAGCAGGCCGTGGATCTAGCATCCAAAATCGATGGAGCCCATGTGCTTCTGGTGGCCCTTTCCGAACACAACGGAACCTATTCCGCAGCGTTTAAGAATGTGTTCGACTGGACCTCAAGAATCAAAAATCGCGCAGTATGGAATGAAGTGCCGATGCTTTTGATGGCTACCGCTCCCGGCGGAAGAGGCGGTCTCGGCGTTCTGGAAGCTGCAGAAAAACGTTTCCCGCTTCACGGAGGCAATATTGTAGGTACTTTTTCACTTCCGTTCTTTAACGATAATTTTGATAAAGAAAATCAGAAAATATCAAACGAGGAGAAAGACAATGAATTAAAGGAATTGGTACAGAAGATTTCTGCAATTGAGTCGATCCTTGAAAAATAG
- the purM gene encoding phosphoribosylformylglycinamidine cyclo-ligase, with the protein MSNTYKSAGVDKEEGYKTVDKIKKAVGETHNSRVLNQLGSFGAFYEIGGYKNPVLVSGTDGVGTKLKIALDTKQYDSIGIDCFAMCANDILCHGAKPLFFLDYLACGKLDSEVAAEIVLGMVKACKDNQCALIGGETAEMPGMYQPGDYDVAGFCVGIVEKDQIIDGSAIKAGNKIIALPSSGFHSNGFSLVRKIFPDFEEEFEGKPLYETLLVPTRLYFKDIHKVLEEVNVAGIAHITGGGLYENVPRIIPQGLCASIDASKIRIPNIMLELEKRGGIAREEMFGTFNMGIGMTLVVDAEHAEKILHLLDDAYEIGEITEGSEKIDLKF; encoded by the coding sequence ATGAGCAATACTTACAAATCTGCAGGTGTAGACAAAGAAGAAGGATATAAAACGGTTGATAAAATCAAAAAAGCAGTTGGGGAAACCCATAATTCCCGGGTGCTGAACCAATTGGGAAGCTTCGGTGCCTTTTATGAAATCGGAGGGTACAAAAACCCGGTATTGGTTTCCGGAACAGACGGGGTAGGAACAAAACTTAAAATTGCTTTGGATACGAAACAGTATGACTCTATCGGGATCGACTGTTTTGCCATGTGTGCCAATGACATCCTTTGCCATGGTGCAAAGCCGCTCTTCTTTTTAGATTACCTGGCTTGCGGAAAGCTGGATTCCGAAGTAGCCGCTGAAATTGTCCTGGGGATGGTGAAAGCCTGCAAAGACAACCAGTGCGCGCTTATTGGTGGTGAAACGGCTGAAATGCCGGGCATGTACCAGCCGGGAGATTACGATGTCGCAGGATTCTGTGTAGGGATTGTAGAAAAAGATCAGATCATTGACGGTTCGGCCATCAAAGCAGGAAATAAAATTATTGCATTGCCAAGTTCCGGGTTCCATTCCAACGGATTCTCCCTGGTAAGAAAAATATTCCCGGATTTTGAGGAAGAATTTGAAGGTAAACCGCTGTATGAAACCCTTCTGGTTCCTACAAGGCTGTACTTCAAAGACATTCATAAGGTCCTTGAGGAAGTCAATGTGGCTGGAATTGCCCATATTACCGGAGGAGGATTATACGAAAATGTTCCGAGGATTATTCCTCAGGGATTATGTGCTTCTATTGATGCTTCAAAAATCAGGATCCCGAATATCATGCTTGAACTGGAAAAGAGAGGCGGAATCGCCCGCGAAGAAATGTTTGGTACTTTCAATATGGGAATCGGAATGACCCTGGTCGTAGATGCAGAACATGCTGAAAAAATCCTTCACCTTCTGGATGATGCCTACGAGATCGGAGAAATCACAGAGGGGAGCGAAAAAATAGATTTAAAATTTTAA
- the purN gene encoding phosphoribosylglycinamide formyltransferase: MKNIVVLVSGSGTNLQRIIDTIDEGAIRNARISLVVADRDCYGLERAKKHTIRHVLIPRGKDFSNELDKVIPEHTDLIVLAGFLSILKPEFCEKWSGKIINVHPALLPKYGGKGMWGHHVHHAVIEAGEKESGVSVHFVTPGIDEGEIIMQKSFPLNEGETPETLAEKIHEVEYEIFPEAIDRVLNP; encoded by the coding sequence ATGAAAAACATTGTTGTACTTGTTTCCGGTTCGGGGACTAACCTGCAAAGGATTATCGATACCATTGATGAGGGAGCGATCCGCAATGCCAGAATATCTCTGGTGGTGGCAGACAGGGATTGTTACGGACTGGAAAGGGCAAAGAAACATACTATTCGCCATGTGCTGATCCCGAGAGGGAAAGATTTCAGCAATGAATTGGATAAAGTTATTCCTGAGCATACGGATTTAATCGTCCTGGCAGGATTTTTATCTATTCTGAAGCCTGAATTCTGTGAAAAATGGAGCGGTAAAATAATCAATGTCCACCCGGCACTGCTTCCGAAATACGGAGGTAAAGGCATGTGGGGACACCATGTTCATCATGCCGTGATTGAAGCCGGGGAAAAAGAAAGCGGCGTAAGCGTTCATTTTGTAACGCCCGGTATTGACGAAGGGGAAATCATCATGCAGAAATCATTTCCGCTGAATGAAGGTGAAACACCGGAAACCCTGGCCGAAAAAATTCATGAAGTTGAATATGAAATCTTTCCGGAAGCCATTGACAGGGTGCTTAACCCATAA
- a CDS encoding D-2-hydroxyacid dehydrogenase family protein: protein MKTDSPSLIAILDDYQNSVKTLRCFDIIKDQNVLVLTETYKDPEVLAEKLKDAEVLVLTRERTEINENLLSRLPNLKLISQTGKISNHLNLADCTKFGVAVAEGVGSPTAPAELTWALMMNTVRRIPQSIQSMKEGKWQGEIGETIYGKTIGIWGYGKIGKKIAQYAKAFGANVLVWGSENSREAAVHDGFERAESKEYFFKNADVVTLHLRLNGTTSGIVKETDLMMMKPGAALINTARAELIEKNALVNALKNGTPGFAGIDVYEEEPVYNPDFDLLNMPNVVCTPHLGYVERNGYELYFGKAFENVMAFLNGHPENIANPEVINKKSK, encoded by the coding sequence ATGAAAACAGACAGCCCTTCATTGATTGCTATTTTGGATGACTATCAGAACTCCGTAAAAACTTTACGCTGTTTTGACATCATCAAAGATCAGAACGTGCTGGTGCTTACTGAAACCTATAAAGATCCTGAGGTTTTAGCAGAGAAACTGAAGGATGCGGAAGTTTTGGTACTGACCAGGGAACGGACTGAGATTAATGAAAATCTCCTTTCACGTTTGCCTAATCTGAAACTGATCAGCCAGACCGGGAAAATATCCAATCACCTGAACCTGGCCGACTGCACGAAGTTCGGGGTAGCTGTTGCGGAAGGCGTAGGCTCTCCCACTGCTCCGGCAGAACTTACCTGGGCTTTGATGATGAATACGGTACGGAGGATTCCTCAGTCCATACAATCCATGAAGGAAGGAAAATGGCAGGGTGAAATAGGGGAAACCATTTACGGTAAAACCATTGGGATTTGGGGTTACGGTAAAATAGGAAAGAAAATTGCGCAATATGCGAAAGCTTTCGGCGCCAATGTCTTGGTCTGGGGAAGCGAAAACTCCCGGGAAGCAGCAGTACATGACGGCTTTGAGCGCGCAGAAAGCAAGGAGTACTTTTTTAAAAATGCTGATGTGGTTACCCTTCACCTGAGGCTGAATGGCACCACGTCAGGGATTGTAAAGGAAACGGATCTTATGATGATGAAGCCTGGTGCCGCACTGATCAATACCGCAAGGGCCGAACTGATCGAAAAGAATGCCCTGGTCAATGCGCTGAAAAACGGAACACCCGGATTTGCCGGGATTGATGTTTACGAGGAAGAGCCCGTGTACAATCCGGACTTTGATCTGCTGAACATGCCGAACGTAGTCTGTACGCCGCACCTGGGATATGTGGAAAGGAATGGATATGAGCTGTATTTCGGGAAAGCATTTGAAAATGTTATGGCATTCCTGAACGGCCATCCGGAAAATATTGCCAATCCGGAAGTGATCAATAAGAAATCTAAGTAA
- the purH gene encoding bifunctional phosphoribosylaminoimidazolecarboxamide formyltransferase/IMP cyclohydrolase, translating to MSKKRVLISVSDKSGLTEFAQFLEAQGYELISTGGTFKHLKEAGLNPIQIDEVTDFPEMLDGRVKTLHPKVHGGLLAVRSNEEHMNTVKEHGIGLIDMVIVNLYPFFENVNKDISLHEKVEFIDIGGPSMLRSAAKNFDSVTVITDVADYATVKIEMEQNGDTYIETRKKLAGKVFNLTSAYDAAISRMLLDEAYPAYLNASYKKVSDLRYGENPHQTAAYYVSTFENGAMKDFEQLGGKELSFNNLRDMDLCWKVVTEFKEEMACCAVKHSTPCGVAIGTSALETYQKTFECDPVSIFGGIVAMNYKIDAATAEELNKTFLEIVMAPEFDEDALEVLRKKKNLRIIKIINPVSDQQTWVKIDGGILVQDNDSVFSDDIKVVTDIQPNEEQRKALLFSQRVVKYVKSNAIVVSNGIQAFGIGGGQVNRIWATQQAVERAKEKFSGDLVLASDAFFPFRDVVDFCHQEGIKAIIQPGGSVKDQDSIDAANEHGIPMMFTGIRHFLH from the coding sequence ATGAGCAAAAAGAGAGTTTTAATCAGCGTATCGGACAAAAGCGGACTCACGGAATTCGCACAGTTTCTCGAAGCCCAGGGCTATGAGCTGATTTCTACCGGAGGGACATTCAAACACCTGAAAGAAGCAGGATTGAATCCGATCCAGATTGATGAGGTAACGGATTTTCCGGAAATGCTGGACGGAAGAGTTAAAACTTTACATCCCAAAGTTCACGGAGGGCTTCTGGCCGTACGTTCCAACGAGGAGCACATGAATACGGTTAAAGAACATGGCATCGGTTTGATCGACATGGTGATCGTTAACCTGTATCCGTTCTTTGAAAATGTGAACAAAGACATTTCCCTGCATGAAAAAGTGGAGTTTATTGACATCGGCGGACCTTCCATGCTGCGCTCCGCAGCCAAGAATTTTGATTCTGTAACCGTAATCACCGATGTGGCCGATTACGCAACAGTGAAAATTGAAATGGAGCAGAATGGCGATACCTACATTGAGACCCGTAAAAAGCTGGCCGGGAAAGTATTTAACCTGACCTCTGCCTATGATGCAGCGATCTCAAGAATGCTTCTGGACGAAGCGTATCCTGCTTATCTTAATGCCTCTTACAAAAAAGTTTCCGACTTACGTTACGGTGAAAATCCGCATCAGACAGCAGCCTATTATGTTTCCACTTTTGAAAACGGAGCGATGAAGGATTTTGAGCAGCTGGGCGGAAAAGAACTGTCTTTCAATAACCTGAGGGATATGGATCTGTGCTGGAAGGTAGTCACTGAATTTAAAGAAGAAATGGCATGCTGCGCTGTAAAGCACTCCACACCGTGCGGAGTAGCGATCGGAACATCCGCGCTGGAAACCTACCAGAAAACGTTCGAATGTGATCCGGTTTCCATCTTTGGCGGAATTGTTGCCATGAACTATAAGATTGATGCAGCAACAGCAGAAGAACTCAACAAAACATTCCTTGAAATCGTAATGGCTCCTGAATTTGACGAGGATGCTCTGGAAGTTTTAAGGAAGAAAAAAAATCTGAGGATCATCAAAATCATTAACCCGGTTTCAGATCAGCAGACCTGGGTGAAGATCGACGGAGGAATCCTGGTTCAGGATAATGATTCCGTATTCTCGGATGATATTAAAGTAGTAACAGATATTCAGCCTAATGAGGAGCAGAGAAAAGCATTGCTGTTTTCCCAGAGGGTGGTAAAATATGTAAAGTCCAATGCTATTGTGGTTTCCAACGGGATCCAGGCTTTCGGGATCGGAGGCGGACAGGTGAACAGGATCTGGGCAACACAGCAGGCGGTGGAAAGAGCGAAAGAGAAATTCTCAGGAGATCTGGTTCTGGCTTCAGATGCTTTCTTTCCGTTCCGTGATGTGGTGGATTTCTGCCATCAGGAAGGTATCAAAGCCATCATACAGCCGGGCGGAAGCGTGAAAGACCAAGACAGCATTGATGCAGCCAATGAGCACGGCATCCCGATGATGTTTACCGGTATCAGGCATTTTTTACATTGA